Within Acidobacteriota bacterium, the genomic segment TCCGACCTTTGCCACGCAACGCGCGCTGACGACACGCGCGAATTGGGCATCGCAACAGGCCAGCGTGCCTGCTTATACGCCCGTGTTGGGGCTGCTCAATCCGCCGCCCGCGACGCCCGCGACAACACTGTTCAGCAAGCTTTGGGATACGACGCGCTTTGTACTGACGGGTTTTATGATGGTGCTGATGCTGCAAAGTTTTTGCGCGCCGGGCATGAAAGAGTTGAGCTATGTCGCGCAACGCGGCGCGCCGCCACCCCCGCCGCATGTGCCCTTCATCCGTCCGCAAAAAGTGTTGAGCGGGCACAGCGACCGCATCTATGCGCTGACGGTTGCGCCCGACAATCAAGTCATCGCCACCGGCAGCGCCGACCGCACCGTCAAATTGTGGGACGCAACCAGCGGCGACTTGAAACAGACGCTGACCGGGTCGCACGATGATCTGGCGGCGCTGGCGTTTTCACCGGATGGCAAATTGATTGCGGGTGGCACGAGTGATGCAGCGATTTATGTGTGGGGCACTGAGAGCGGGCAGGTGAAACGCACGCTGAATCGTCATCAGACCATCGTGACCGCGCTGGTTTTTTCACCGGATGGACAGACGCTGGTTTCGTGCGGACGGGATCAACTCATCGTGCAATGGGATGTGCGGACGGGGCGGCCCATACGCGAACTCACTTGGGCTTCGCGCTGGATGTCCACGGTGATGTTCACGCCGGACGGCAAGCAGGTGCTGGCGGGCGATGAATACGGCGCAGTGATTGGCTTCGATGCGCAAAGCGGCGCGGTTACGCAAAGCTTCGTGCGGCACGAACAGGTCGAACCGCCGACCGACCGCATCCGCGCGCTGGCTCTGTCGCCGGAGGGCCAACGCGTGGCCTTTGCCTTTCTGGGGCGCAAAGTCGAAATCTGGGAGTTGGCGACCAAGAAGCTTTTGCAAACCTTGAGCGACAGCGCGGGCATCACCGATACCGTCGCCTTCGCGCCTGCCGGCCAACAAATACTCACCGGCAATCACAACGGCACCTTCAATCTGTGGGACTTGAAAACAGGCGCGAGCATACGCGCGTGGCAATCGCATACCTCGGCGGTGACGCGGCTGGCCTTCGCGCCCAACGGCAAAATGATTCTCAGCACGGCGGACGGGTCCCCCTATACAGTCAACGTGTTTGAATAGAGGGTAGTGGATCAATGGGGAGAGAGATTACGGAACAGACGGAATGAACGGAACAGACGGAACGGTAATAGCCAAGCCAGTTCTGTGTGTTCCGTTATTTCTGTTTGTTCCGTAATCTCTCTTTTGTCTCTCCTGCTTGAGCCACTACCTGAATAGGCTTCTTGTGACGGCCTTCAACACGGTGCTAATATCCCGCTTCCCTTCCCCAATCCCAATTTCAACGAAGGAGTACGAAGCCGCAATGGCTGAAGAGAATCAGAGCGGATTCAAAGTCACCGACCGTCGGTTGTTTAACACCGACGGTTCCCTGCGCGAGGACGCGGTCATCGAAGAAGAGACCCCGGCGCCCGCCCCAACACCGGCTCCCGCGCCAACCCCAGCGCCCGCGCCCGCACCGGCGGCCAAAACATTCAGCGCCGCTGAAATCACAGGCGCCTTTTCGTCTGCGCCGCCGCCTCCGCCCACGCCGCCGCCCATGACGCCTCGCGCTGCGCCGCCGCCGGTTGCCGCGCAATTCGAGCCTGCGCCTGTTTATGATGAAGCAGAGGGCATGGGCGAAATGCCAGAGCAAACCGAATTCACCGAATTCCTCATGCGTATCGCTTCTGAAGCGTTCATCTATCTGGGCCTCGTCGAGCATCCCATGACGGGCCGGCGGCAAGTGGATTTGCAGGCGGCCAAAGAGTCCATTGACATGCTGTTGATGCTGCGCACCAAAACGCAGGGCAACCTGACGCCTGACGAAGCGCGCTTTTACGACGATCTGCTGGCGGACCTGAAGATGCAGTTCGTGTCGTTTAGACGTTGAATTGGCAAAAAGACCAAGCCTCCTTGTAGTAGCGCATAAATGCGCTACTACAAGGAGGCATTTTCTGTGCTTCCAGTGCCTACATAAATGAAGCTCACCTTACTCGGAACCGGAACCTCGGTCGGTGTCCCAATGATCGGGTGTCACTGCGAAACGTGCACGTCCACTGATCCGCGTGATCGGCGCTTGCGCACGGGCTTATTGGTCGAACACGCCGGGCGGCGCGTGCTGGTGGACATCTCCGCCGATTTCCGGCAACAGGCGCTGCGGCATCACATCGAGAAACTGGATGCGCTGCTCATCACGCATTGTCACGCCGACCACGTCTTCGGCCTGGATGACATCCGCCCCATCAATTTCAAACACGGCGTCGTGCCGCTCTATGCCAGCGCGCGCACCTGGCGCGATTTGCGGCGCGTTTTCTACTACATCTTTGAACGCACTTACGCGGGAGGAGGCTTGCCGCAACTTTCGCAACACGAATTCGAGGGGCCGTTTGAAACCTGCGGCTTGGCAGTCACGCCCATTCCCGTCATTCACGGTCACGGCGAAGTCACCGCGTTCCGGTTCGGTGACGGGCGCGTTTCAGCCGCCTTTGTCACCGATTGCAACGCGATTTCCGCCGCCGCGCTCGACCAATTGCGCGGCCTCGATTTGTTGATCATTGATGCGCTGGGCTTGAAACCGCATCCCACGCATCTGCATCTGGAACAAACGCTGGCTTACATCGCCGACGTCAAACCGCGCCGCGCCCTGCTTACACACATCGGCCACCAAATCAAATACG encodes:
- a CDS encoding DUF1844 domain-containing protein, whose translation is MAEENQSGFKVTDRRLFNTDGSLREDAVIEEETPAPAPTPAPAPTPAPAPAPAAKTFSAAEITGAFSSAPPPPPTPPPMTPRAAPPPVAAQFEPAPVYDEAEGMGEMPEQTEFTEFLMRIASEAFIYLGLVEHPMTGRRQVDLQAAKESIDMLLMLRTKTQGNLTPDEARFYDDLLADLKMQFVSFRR
- a CDS encoding MBL fold metallo-hydrolase encodes the protein MKLTLLGTGTSVGVPMIGCHCETCTSTDPRDRRLRTGLLVEHAGRRVLVDISADFRQQALRHHIEKLDALLITHCHADHVFGLDDIRPINFKHGVVPLYASARTWRDLRRVFYYIFERTYAGGGLPQLSQHEFEGPFETCGLAVTPIPVIHGHGEVTAFRFGDGRVSAAFVTDCNAISAAALDQLRGLDLLIIDALGLKPHPTHLHLEQTLAYIADVKPRRALLTHIGHQIKYADWCKRLPDGVELAYDGLQVEL